A single region of the Acinetobacter sp. WCHA45 genome encodes:
- a CDS encoding DUF3108 domain-containing protein, which yields MTKKLLKVVSITSAALFSVSMSSHALAMAPFQASYQFSYNNKNLGSATRTLSQQGNNWTYQFSAKAGGIASASETSQFSFVDNKITSQKFSRSSKILIHNNTMSINFNPNTKVVNTKKDDTARSFPWQAGALDELNAELQIREDLKSNSLRTKYLIADAKALDERRFVKQGTETIKTIYGTFSTIKVVMQHDKPERNTVFWLAPKLDYLPVKMAHNDGKSSYGLLLTGYSGKTN from the coding sequence ATGACAAAGAAATTATTGAAAGTAGTGAGTATTACGTCGGCTGCCCTGTTCAGTGTCAGCATGTCTAGCCATGCTCTAGCAATGGCACCTTTCCAAGCAAGCTATCAATTTAGCTACAACAACAAAAACCTCGGTTCAGCGACACGTACACTTTCACAACAAGGAAATAATTGGACCTATCAGTTTAGTGCAAAAGCAGGCGGAATTGCCTCAGCCTCGGAAACGAGTCAATTCAGTTTTGTGGATAATAAAATTACTTCACAAAAGTTTAGCCGTAGCAGTAAAATCTTAATTCACAACAACACCATGAGTATTAACTTTAATCCAAACACTAAAGTTGTGAATACGAAAAAAGATGACACCGCCCGCTCATTCCCATGGCAAGCAGGTGCGTTAGATGAACTGAATGCTGAATTGCAAATCCGTGAGGATTTAAAAAGTAATTCACTTAGAACCAAATATTTAATTGCTGATGCAAAAGCTTTAGATGAACGCCGTTTTGTTAAGCAAGGCACGGAGACCATCAAAACCATTTATGGGACGTTCAGCACCATTAAAGTCGTTATGCAACACGATAAACCAGAACGTAATACCGTATTTTGGTTAGCACCAAAACTTGATTACCTACCTGTCAAAATGGCACATAATGATGGGAAATCTTCTTATGGCTTATTATTAACAGGCTATTCAGGTAAAACCAACTAA
- a CDS encoding xanthine phosphoribosyltransferase, with product MYALEQKILNEGIVLSDQVLKVDAFLNHQIDPVLMQQIGKEFAARFKDAGITKIITIEASGIAPAIMTGLELGVPVIFARKYQSLTLKDDLYRSKVFSFTKQTESTIAISNKHINSSDKALVIDDFLANGQAALGLIDLIHQANAEVVGVGIVIEKSFQPGRDVLLEKGYRVESLARVESLTDGKVIFVTE from the coding sequence GTGTACGCTTTAGAACAGAAAATCTTAAATGAAGGTATCGTTCTATCTGATCAGGTTTTGAAAGTTGATGCTTTCTTAAATCATCAAATTGACCCCGTGTTAATGCAACAGATTGGTAAAGAGTTTGCTGCTCGTTTTAAAGATGCTGGCATTACTAAAATTATTACGATCGAAGCTTCTGGAATTGCACCAGCAATCATGACTGGCTTGGAGCTGGGTGTTCCAGTAATTTTCGCTCGAAAATACCAGTCATTAACGCTCAAAGATGATCTTTACCGTTCTAAAGTGTTCTCGTTCACCAAACAAACTGAAAGTACCATTGCGATTTCAAACAAGCACATCAACTCAAGTGATAAAGCACTTGTGATTGATGATTTCTTGGCAAATGGTCAAGCGGCATTAGGTTTAATCGATTTGATTCACCAAGCAAATGCTGAAGTTGTTGGTGTGGGTATCGTGATTGAAAAGTCATTCCAACCAGGTCGTGATGTGTTACTTGAAAAAGGCTATCGTGTTGAATCTTTAGCACGTGTTGAGTCTTTAACTGATGGCAAAGTTATTTTTGTCACAGAATAA
- a CDS encoding YwqG family protein, with translation MNFKPETLPNSLQPFLEKISATILPTVTLQLSSNDALTVWQSKVGGEPYLPLDTAYPLDSNGNPLALLAQFNFAEIPSLPNFPDKGILQFYIAADDSFGMNYDNKQKQSDFRILYFEHVIDDIQQLKQDFSDIEIEEDDLDYLPFDGQYAVEFKLEQQPISIDDHGFNIGTGENDFYVAYSETLSAMGHRLGGYPYFTQSDPRDYNKNIMDYILLFQVDTDDSKGVNIMWGDCGVANFFIHPEDLKKRDFSKVLYNWDCC, from the coding sequence ATGAATTTTAAACCAGAAACTTTGCCGAACAGTTTGCAGCCATTCTTAGAAAAAATTTCAGCTACTATTTTGCCAACAGTAACTTTACAGCTCAGTTCAAACGATGCTTTGACTGTATGGCAAAGTAAGGTTGGGGGAGAACCTTACTTACCTTTGGATACTGCTTATCCTTTAGATTCTAATGGTAATCCTCTTGCTTTATTGGCCCAGTTTAATTTTGCGGAAATTCCAAGTTTACCTAATTTCCCAGACAAGGGGATTTTGCAATTTTATATTGCAGCTGATGATTCATTTGGTATGAATTATGACAATAAGCAAAAGCAATCAGATTTTCGGATTTTGTATTTTGAGCATGTGATTGATGATATTCAGCAGCTTAAACAGGATTTTTCTGATATTGAAATCGAGGAAGATGATCTTGATTATTTACCTTTTGATGGACAATACGCAGTTGAATTTAAACTTGAGCAGCAGCCAATCAGTATTGATGACCATGGTTTTAATATTGGAACAGGTGAAAATGACTTCTATGTAGCATATAGTGAGACATTGTCTGCAATGGGACATCGCTTAGGCGGTTATCCGTATTTTACTCAATCTGATCCACGAGACTATAATAAAAATATTATGGATTATATCTTACTATTTCAGGTCGATACTGATGATAGTAAAGGAGTCAATATTATGTGGGGTGATTGTGGTGTGGCAAATTTCTTTATTCACCCTGAAGACTTAAAGAAACGTGATTTTTCCAAAGTCTTGTATAACTGGGATTGTTGTTAA
- the thyA gene encoding thymidylate synthase, producing the protein MQTYLNLLQHILDNGGDKGDRTGTGTRSVFGHQMRFDLSKGFPLLTTKKVHFRSIVIELLWFLKGDTNVQYLKDNKVSIWDEWATAEQTARFGRPEGELGPVYGHQWRNFGATQNEDGSYQQNGFDQIQWLVNEIKTNPNSRRLIVSGWNPNEAGKVALPPCHTLFQFFVQDNKLSCQLYQRSADVFLGVPFNIASYALLTHMIAQVCGLGVGDFVWTGGDTHLYANHFEQAQLQLTREPLPLCQLKLNPEITDIFDFKFEDIEIIGYESHPAIKAPVAV; encoded by the coding sequence ATGCAAACATACCTGAACCTTTTACAACATATCCTCGACAATGGCGGCGACAAAGGCGATCGTACAGGTACGGGTACACGTTCAGTATTTGGTCATCAGATGCGTTTTGATCTTTCTAAGGGCTTTCCACTATTAACGACCAAGAAAGTGCACTTCCGCTCTATCGTGATTGAACTACTATGGTTTCTAAAAGGCGATACCAACGTTCAATATCTCAAAGATAATAAAGTCAGCATTTGGGATGAATGGGCGACCGCAGAACAAACTGCACGTTTTGGTCGCCCTGAGGGTGAACTTGGTCCTGTTTACGGGCATCAATGGCGTAACTTTGGCGCAACTCAAAATGAAGATGGTAGCTATCAGCAAAATGGTTTTGATCAGATTCAATGGCTTGTGAATGAAATTAAAACTAATCCCAATTCACGCCGTTTGATCGTTTCAGGCTGGAATCCCAATGAGGCTGGGAAAGTGGCCTTGCCGCCCTGCCATACCCTGTTCCAGTTTTTCGTACAAGACAACAAACTGTCATGCCAACTGTATCAACGTAGCGCAGATGTTTTTCTAGGTGTGCCATTTAATATTGCCAGTTATGCCCTACTTACACATATGATTGCTCAAGTTTGCGGCTTAGGTGTAGGTGACTTTGTTTGGACAGGTGGTGATACTCATTTATATGCCAATCATTTTGAGCAAGCACAATTGCAGCTTACGCGTGAGCCGCTACCGTTGTGTCAATTAAAACTCAATCCTGAGATCACTGATATTTTTGACTTCAAATTTGAGGATATTGAAATTATTGGCTATGAGTCACACCCTGCTATTAAAGCACCCGTCGCAGTTTAA
- a CDS encoding dihydrofolate reductase, with the protein MAWQGIEVVHVVAMDKNNCIGKGNALPWHITADLKHFKAITQGGVVLMGRKTLESMGRALPNRVNWVITRDVEWQFEGVKVAHSIEDALTHALTDVQHAEKASLFIIGGGEIFTQTLAIADRLELTHVDLDVQGDAHYPKISEDFRKVNSEQHIDEKSNIAFEFATYQK; encoded by the coding sequence ATGGCATGGCAAGGTATTGAAGTTGTCCACGTAGTCGCAATGGATAAAAACAACTGTATTGGCAAGGGCAATGCTTTACCGTGGCATATCACAGCTGATCTTAAACACTTTAAAGCGATTACCCAAGGCGGTGTTGTCCTGATGGGGCGTAAAACCTTAGAGTCAATGGGACGCGCACTTCCAAATCGTGTGAATTGGGTCATCACGCGTGATGTTGAATGGCAATTTGAGGGCGTTAAAGTAGCACATAGCATTGAAGATGCTTTGACACATGCACTTACAGACGTACAACACGCTGAAAAAGCATCTTTATTTATTATTGGGGGTGGAGAGATTTTTACTCAAACCCTCGCAATTGCTGATCGTCTTGAATTAACCCATGTTGATCTAGATGTACAAGGTGATGCACATTACCCAAAAATCTCTGAGGATTTTCGCAAAGTAAACTCAGAACAACACATTGATGAAAAATCAAATATTGCTTTCGAGTTTGCGACCTACCAAAAATAA
- a CDS encoding DUF4105 domain-containing protein — translation MHNIGSREFLLALGIGLLHSFFALFVILSSIWLCLAFWIQHPFGTIFSRITIIFWALFALSLLSVYVSGHIFSRRTDILIYCVAFTCSLVWYFSLEARQDRDWNPEVAEQLTYQKQGNLVQLHNVRNFNWHKDGTYDIRWENRTIDLDKITGVNVITSYWMGPQIAHTLVSFDFSDQKPLVFSIEIRKEKGEEFSAIGGFFRKYELSLVASDEKDLIYTRSNIRHEQVYLFPIRMPQTERKALFIEYLHKADELRAEAKWYNTLTSNCTTLVFDMIQAINPQTLPKDYRLLASGYLPNYLFDLQALNQNYSMKEWYQLAWINTRAEKYEQQPDQSSEYFSKIIRHGLPKAN, via the coding sequence ATGCATAATATTGGATCACGTGAGTTTTTACTGGCGCTAGGCATTGGGCTATTACACAGTTTTTTTGCCTTATTTGTGATCCTCTCAAGTATTTGGTTATGTCTGGCATTCTGGATTCAACATCCTTTTGGAACAATCTTCAGTCGAATCACTATCATTTTTTGGGCACTGTTTGCGCTCAGCTTGCTTAGTGTTTATGTCAGTGGGCATATTTTTAGTCGCCGCACTGATATTTTAATTTACTGTGTTGCCTTCACCTGTTCACTGGTCTGGTATTTTTCATTAGAGGCTCGACAAGATCGTGACTGGAATCCTGAAGTCGCTGAGCAGCTTACTTACCAAAAGCAAGGCAATCTAGTACAGCTGCATAATGTGCGTAATTTTAATTGGCATAAAGACGGCACTTATGACATTCGCTGGGAAAATCGTACAATTGACCTAGATAAAATTACAGGCGTCAATGTCATCACATCCTACTGGATGGGACCTCAAATCGCGCATACGTTAGTGAGTTTCGATTTCTCAGATCAAAAACCTTTGGTTTTTTCTATCGAGATTCGCAAAGAAAAAGGAGAAGAATTTTCCGCGATTGGTGGCTTCTTCCGTAAATATGAACTCAGTTTAGTGGCTTCTGATGAAAAAGATCTGATTTATACGCGAAGTAATATTCGTCATGAACAAGTTTATTTATTTCCAATAAGAATGCCTCAGACCGAACGTAAAGCGCTATTTATCGAATATCTACATAAAGCAGATGAGTTACGTGCTGAAGCAAAATGGTACAACACGCTTACAAGTAACTGTACAACGCTCGTTTTTGACATGATCCAAGCGATCAACCCACAAACTTTACCTAAAGATTATCGTTTACTGGCTTCAGGCTATTTACCCAATTATCTTTTTGATCTACAAGCACTTAATCAAAATTATAGTATGAAAGAATGGTATCAATTGGCATGGATCAATACACGTGCTGAAAAATATGAACAACAACCAGATCAATCCAGTGAATATTTTTCGAAAATCATTCGACATGGATTACCAAAAGCAAATTAG
- the msrA gene encoding peptide-methionine (S)-S-oxide reductase MsrA, with the protein MQQALFGGGCFWCVEAVFLQLKGVEKVVSGYAGGIVHNPSYDQVCQGNTQHAEVVLIDFDEQQINYTQLLNVFFTTHDPTTLNRQGNDVGTQYRSVVYYFNDEQKQQAEKIIQDLENDGLNIVTELSPAPTFYPAEEYHQNFYARNPSQGYCNFSIPPKLSKLRSKYLELLKTE; encoded by the coding sequence ATGCAACAAGCATTATTCGGTGGAGGTTGCTTTTGGTGTGTAGAAGCTGTTTTTCTACAACTCAAAGGCGTCGAAAAAGTTGTGAGTGGGTATGCAGGTGGTATCGTTCACAATCCAAGTTATGATCAAGTTTGCCAAGGTAATACTCAACATGCAGAAGTTGTATTGATTGACTTTGATGAACAGCAAATCAATTATACTCAACTCCTAAATGTTTTCTTTACCACCCATGATCCAACTACTTTAAATCGTCAAGGTAATGATGTTGGCACCCAATACCGTTCTGTTGTCTATTATTTTAATGATGAACAAAAGCAGCAAGCGGAGAAAATTATTCAAGATTTAGAAAATGATGGTCTCAATATCGTAACTGAACTTAGCCCAGCACCAACATTTTACCCTGCTGAAGAATACCATCAAAATTTTTATGCCCGTAATCCATCACAAGGTTACTGCAATTTTAGCATCCCACCAAAACTGTCAAAATTGCGTTCAAAATATCTCGAACTACTCAAAACAGAGTAA
- a CDS encoding ExbD/TolR family protein, translating into MGFQLGEDHDSGMNEMNLIPLIDIMLVLMIIFLVTATVANPSIPLALPKTTADIVDPPPKAITISINEKGEVAWDAQIISLDELQTRFQEAAKAETKPTVQLRADKESKYDTVAQVMSRASEAGLSDIAFVSEN; encoded by the coding sequence ATGGGCTTTCAATTGGGTGAAGACCACGACAGTGGCATGAATGAGATGAATCTCATTCCTCTGATCGACATTATGTTGGTATTGATGATTATCTTTTTAGTCACAGCAACGGTTGCTAACCCATCAATTCCATTAGCTTTACCAAAAACGACTGCTGACATTGTAGACCCACCACCAAAAGCAATCACCATCAGTATTAATGAAAAAGGTGAAGTGGCATGGGATGCTCAAATTATTAGTTTGGATGAGTTACAGACGCGTTTCCAAGAAGCAGCAAAAGCAGAAACAAAACCGACAGTACAGTTACGTGCTGATAAAGAATCAAAATACGATACAGTAGCGCAAGTCATGTCACGGGCGAGTGAAGCAGGGTTGAGTGATATTGCATTTGTGAGTGAAAACTAA
- a CDS encoding MotA/TolQ/ExbB proton channel family protein — protein MNFSVYWQHADAVSKTLYFILLAMSIATWTIFILRLLGTRQLKQQAYSQLVQALAQLKSKLQPLTFEQRKAVAEQALLRQISAEKSQAEKGVSVLGTIASLAPFVGLFGTVWGIFHALVAVGTSGQAGLAQVATPVGEALIMTGLGLSVAIPAVLAYNICVRFNRGLAHDLQDQAHSLLIDTMLQQETPAKTETKATQQSLVGGQA, from the coding sequence ATGAACTTTTCAGTTTATTGGCAACATGCAGATGCAGTGAGTAAAACCCTGTATTTCATCCTTTTAGCAATGTCGATTGCAACGTGGACGATCTTTATTCTACGTCTTTTAGGAACACGCCAATTAAAACAACAGGCTTACAGTCAACTTGTTCAAGCTTTGGCTCAGCTTAAATCTAAGTTACAACCTTTGACCTTTGAACAACGCAAAGCGGTTGCTGAGCAAGCTTTACTTCGTCAAATCTCGGCTGAAAAATCTCAAGCAGAAAAAGGTGTATCTGTTCTTGGAACAATTGCTTCGCTTGCGCCATTTGTGGGTTTGTTTGGGACTGTTTGGGGTATTTTCCATGCACTTGTCGCTGTAGGTACGAGCGGTCAGGCGGGTTTAGCTCAAGTTGCAACTCCTGTTGGTGAAGCATTGATCATGACTGGCTTGGGTTTATCTGTGGCGATTCCTGCGGTATTGGCTTACAACATTTGTGTACGTTTCAATCGTGGCTTGGCACATGATTTACAAGATCAAGCACATAGCTTGTTAATCGATACGATGTTGCAGCAAGAAACACCTGCAAAGACAGAAACTAAAGCGACTCAACAAAGTTTAGTTGGAGGTCAAGCTTAA
- a CDS encoding energy transducer TonB: MSQSPAILNMPHSMKKKIITALIAVVIGHAGVLWAVSHMKPIELKPIEKKPLKVKFVKITEPPKPEPPKPKEKPKPEPKKEVKEVKVIDKPLPPPPKKVEKVQQVKAETPKKIVQKTEPKVESKVETKVVSTTVTEKPVEKPQPVVQPEAPKAQPAADSSPKRVSIGGTGIQWSRSPRVSFTPKDLENQTRLITIYIEADEKGKVTNARITRSSGLPNLDEKALRAVRSSKFKPYMENGIAYPIKTEQPFEFNP, from the coding sequence ATGAGTCAATCTCCTGCGATATTGAATATGCCACACTCGATGAAAAAGAAGATCATCACTGCACTTATTGCGGTTGTGATTGGACATGCAGGAGTTCTGTGGGCAGTTAGCCACATGAAGCCAATTGAGTTAAAACCAATTGAGAAAAAGCCACTCAAGGTTAAGTTTGTTAAAATTACGGAACCACCTAAACCAGAACCACCTAAGCCGAAAGAAAAGCCAAAACCTGAACCTAAAAAGGAAGTGAAAGAAGTAAAAGTGATTGATAAGCCTTTACCTCCACCACCGAAAAAAGTTGAAAAAGTACAACAGGTCAAAGCAGAAACACCAAAAAAAATAGTGCAAAAGACTGAACCTAAAGTCGAATCCAAAGTTGAAACAAAGGTTGTTAGTACAACTGTGACAGAAAAGCCAGTGGAAAAACCACAGCCTGTTGTACAACCAGAGGCGCCTAAAGCACAGCCAGCTGCTGATTCTTCACCAAAACGAGTTTCTATAGGGGGGACAGGTATTCAATGGAGTAGATCTCCAAGAGTATCATTTACTCCGAAAGATTTAGAAAATCAGACACGCTTAATTACGATCTATATCGAGGCAGATGAAAAAGGTAAAGTAACCAATGCTCGAATTACTCGTAGTAGTGGTTTACCGAATCTTGATGAAAAGGCTTTACGCGCTGTTAGAAGTTCAAAGTTTAAACCGTATATGGAAAATGGTATTGCTTATCCAATCAAAACAGAGCAACCGTTTGAATTTAATCCTTAA
- the purU gene encoding formyltetrahydrofolate deformylase gives MNTTTAHTARLLITCEDKPGIVQAVSSFLYHQGANITALDQYATEAQGGRYFMRVEFELDHLQSRKEALMQTFAANVAERYEMQWKLTFVGELKKVGILVSKVDHALLELLWRHARGSLPCEITQVISNHPDLRESVENFGIPFHVVPVNKDNKVEAYAQIDEMMQGNDLLILARYMQILSEDFVAKWEMKIINIHHSFLPAFVGANPYKQAYEKGVKLIGATAHYVTADLDQGPIIEQDVERVSHDYNVEQLRELGEDVERNVLARAVKWHLEDRIIVDGNKTVVF, from the coding sequence ATGAACACGACGACCGCCCACACTGCACGATTATTGATTACTTGCGAAGACAAGCCGGGAATCGTGCAAGCCGTATCGAGCTTTTTGTATCATCAGGGAGCAAATATTACCGCACTTGATCAGTATGCTACAGAAGCTCAAGGCGGACGTTATTTCATGCGTGTTGAGTTTGAACTTGATCATTTGCAATCTCGTAAAGAAGCATTAATGCAAACCTTTGCTGCCAACGTTGCTGAACGTTATGAAATGCAGTGGAAACTCACTTTTGTGGGTGAATTAAAGAAAGTGGGTATTCTGGTTTCTAAAGTGGACCATGCTTTATTGGAATTATTATGGCGTCATGCACGTGGCTCATTGCCATGTGAAATTACCCAAGTCATCTCAAACCATCCAGATTTACGTGAATCGGTTGAAAATTTTGGTATTCCATTCCATGTCGTACCAGTCAATAAAGACAATAAAGTCGAAGCTTATGCGCAAATTGATGAAATGATGCAGGGCAATGATCTATTGATCTTGGCGCGTTATATGCAGATTTTGAGTGAAGACTTTGTTGCCAAGTGGGAAATGAAGATTATCAATATTCATCATTCATTCTTACCTGCTTTCGTAGGTGCAAATCCTTATAAGCAAGCGTATGAGAAAGGGGTGAAGTTGATTGGTGCAACAGCACATTACGTGACTGCTGATCTCGATCAAGGTCCAATTATTGAACAAGATGTTGAACGTGTTAGCCACGATTACAATGTAGAACAGTTACGTGAGTTAGGCGAAGACGTTGAGCGTAATGTATTGGCTCGCGCTGTAAAATGGCATTTAGAAGATCGTATTATTGTAGATGGTAATAAAACGGTTGTTTTCTAA
- a CDS encoding TetR/AcrR family transcriptional regulator: MSHAKPNKTKDRILHISLQLFNERGERSVTTNHIAAELGISPGNLYYHFRNKQEIIKELAQQYQAETLEMLALPTDRPLNANDKISYFQVLSNQLWAYRFIHRDVYHLVENNEDFRKIYPRFAGQVMQQGQKIYRAFVDAGLMKMTDSEIEALIINLWIVLTNWTNFLYMSGHISDNNHLEEKWVWQALRQMVFLEGPYLMGESRQTYEQLLKSLGPSDLFASLSNLKNDDDE, encoded by the coding sequence ATGTCGCACGCTAAACCGAATAAAACAAAAGATAGAATTCTGCATATCAGTTTGCAGTTGTTTAATGAGCGTGGAGAACGTTCGGTCACAACCAATCATATTGCCGCTGAACTCGGAATTAGCCCAGGCAATCTGTACTATCACTTCCGTAATAAACAGGAAATTATTAAAGAATTAGCGCAGCAATATCAGGCTGAAACCTTGGAGATGTTGGCCTTGCCAACGGATCGACCTTTAAATGCCAATGATAAAATTAGTTATTTCCAAGTTTTGAGTAATCAGTTGTGGGCTTATCGCTTTATTCACCGTGATGTCTATCATCTTGTTGAAAATAATGAAGACTTCAGAAAAATCTATCCTCGTTTTGCAGGGCAGGTGATGCAGCAAGGGCAAAAAATTTATCGTGCCTTTGTGGATGCCGGTTTGATGAAGATGACTGATTCAGAAATTGAAGCTTTGATTATCAACTTGTGGATTGTACTGACCAACTGGACTAACTTTTTGTATATGTCTGGTCATATCAGTGACAATAACCATTTGGAAGAAAAATGGGTATGGCAAGCTTTACGACAAATGGTATTTTTGGAAGGCCCTTATTTAATGGGCGAAAGTCGTCAAACGTATGAACAATTATTGAAATCTTTGGGGCCGTCAGACTTATTTGCTAGTTTATCTAATCTTAAAAATGACGATGATGAATAA
- a CDS encoding coniferyl aldehyde dehydrogenase, with product MNSQTKTTAMTPYVDVKRLHDLLEQQKAAYQRHPVPSAKERIERLARLKNILVKYQDQFANAISQDYGNRAIMETKIGEVLTCLEHIKYYSKNLTEWMKPSKRHISMLHQPAKGWVQYQPLGVIGIIAPWNYPLLLSVGPLICAIAAGNHAMIKISSASSQFGAVLENALAEVFPQELVSVINGSGAISDAFSHLAFDKLIFTGSTSVGKTVMAAASQNLVPVILELGGKSPALVHSAMNIRDVAQRIAVGKLWNAGQTCVAPDYMFLPKGKTAEFTKHYNDFVNTMYPTLRDNKDYTSIVNDKQYNRLQGYLEDARDQGATIVELNSKKESLTEVRKIAPTLLTGVTTEMEIMKNEIFGPILPILEYEHIEDALQFINSRPRPLAFYYFDIDMARADYVAGRTHSGHFGINQTLTHVAQDDLPFGGIGASGMGKYHGKEGFFSFSNERSVMSNPVNPKLYSLKFILPPYNKPTHKLLLKTLFR from the coding sequence ATGAACAGTCAAACAAAAACAACCGCTATGACACCTTATGTTGATGTGAAACGGCTACATGATTTGCTTGAACAGCAAAAAGCAGCTTACCAACGCCATCCTGTGCCAAGCGCCAAAGAACGTATTGAGCGCTTAGCTCGACTTAAAAATATCTTGGTAAAATATCAAGATCAATTTGCTAACGCAATTAGTCAAGATTATGGCAATCGTGCCATTATGGAAACCAAAATTGGCGAAGTTCTTACCTGTTTAGAACATATCAAATACTATAGCAAGAACTTAACTGAGTGGATGAAGCCCTCTAAGCGCCATATCAGTATGTTACACCAACCTGCAAAAGGCTGGGTACAATATCAACCATTAGGTGTGATTGGTATTATTGCACCATGGAACTATCCATTATTACTTTCAGTTGGCCCATTGATCTGCGCAATCGCTGCAGGCAATCATGCCATGATCAAGATTTCGAGTGCATCTTCTCAGTTTGGTGCTGTATTGGAAAATGCACTTGCAGAAGTATTTCCTCAGGAACTTGTGAGTGTTATCAATGGTAGTGGCGCGATTTCAGATGCCTTTAGTCATTTAGCATTTGATAAATTAATTTTCACAGGTTCAACGTCTGTCGGTAAAACTGTGATGGCAGCAGCATCACAGAACTTAGTCCCTGTGATTTTAGAGCTAGGTGGAAAATCGCCTGCTCTTGTACATTCGGCAATGAATATTCGTGATGTGGCACAACGTATTGCGGTAGGTAAACTTTGGAATGCAGGTCAAACTTGCGTTGCACCTGATTACATGTTCCTACCTAAAGGCAAAACGGCAGAATTCACCAAGCACTATAACGACTTTGTGAATACGATGTACCCAACGCTACGTGACAATAAAGATTACACGTCAATTGTAAATGACAAACAATACAATCGTCTTCAAGGCTATTTAGAAGATGCACGTGATCAAGGTGCGACGATCGTCGAGTTAAACAGCAAGAAAGAATCTTTAACTGAAGTTCGTAAAATTGCACCAACGTTACTCACAGGTGTAACCACAGAAATGGAAATTATGAAGAATGAGATCTTTGGTCCAATTCTTCCTATTCTAGAATATGAACATATTGAAGATGCACTTCAATTTATCAATAGTCGACCACGTCCACTCGCATTCTACTATTTTGATATTGATATGGCTCGTGCTGATTATGTTGCAGGACGTACCCATTCTGGACATTTTGGTATTAACCAAACCCTCACTCATGTAGCGCAAGATGATCTACCATTTGGTGGTATAGGTGCATCGGGTATGGGCAAATATCATGGTAAAGAAGGCTTCTTCAGCTTCTCTAACGAACGTTCAGTGATGTCTAACCCTGTTAACCCTAAACTTTATAGTTTAAAATTCATTCTGCCGCCGTACAACAAACCAACGCATAAACTGCTTTTGAAAACACTATTCCGTTAA
- the rpmB gene encoding 50S ribosomal protein L28: MSKVCQVTGKRPIVGNNVSHANNKTKRRFEPNLHHHRFWLESEKRFVRLRLTTKGMRIIDKLGIEKVVADLRAQGQKI, from the coding sequence ATGTCTAAGGTTTGCCAAGTTACCGGCAAGCGTCCTATCGTTGGTAACAACGTATCGCACGCAAACAACAAAACCAAACGCCGGTTCGAGCCGAACCTGCACCACCACCGTTTTTGGTTAGAAAGCGAAAAGCGTTTTGTACGTCTTCGTTTAACCACTAAAGGTATGCGTATTATTGATAAATTGGGTATTGAGAAAGTTGTTGCTGATCTCCGTGCTCAAGGTCAAAAGATCTAA
- the rpmG gene encoding 50S ribosomal protein L33 gives MRDKIRLVSTAGTGYFYTTTKNKRTMPEKMEIKKFDPKIRQHVIFKEAKIK, from the coding sequence ATGCGTGATAAAATCCGCCTCGTTTCTACAGCTGGTACAGGTTATTTCTATACCACTACTAAGAACAAACGTACTATGCCGGAAAAAATGGAAATCAAAAAATTTGATCCAAAAATCCGTCAACACGTAATCTTCAAAGAAGCTAAAATTAAATAA